A portion of the Actomonas aquatica genome contains these proteins:
- a CDS encoding MGH1-like glycoside hydrolase domain-containing protein codes for MPWAILGLTATLVSAEPVVLQSDEFARHAAHFAATDAETVVNLVPDADAWDWMRDRVPLFTCSDADVEEIYWFRWWALRKHLTRDEASGHMVFTEFITKPKPVSSALGHELMEGRWLRDQQPFDETVLYWLRGHEGGPQPHLHKYSQWLQYALWQRWMVTGDTATLVGFTDELLADYERWETSNRRDDGLFWQADVWDAMEESLSGGRHVKNVRPTISAYMAGNLWALAEITRLTGRDTLSGQLYAKAGALRAQVVQTLWDEERTFFTSLTEELERIPVREQIGFIPWYFGLPAPERGYERAWAQLKDPAGFHAPFGITTAERRDPRFRSHGVGTCEWDGAVWPFATSQTLTAMAKVLRDYPQDVIDRQDYFDAFITYTRSQRYDGDAYIGEYQDEVSGQWLKGRHPRSYWYNHSTYADLLISGVVGLRPREDNVLEIDPLLPAGTWTWFCLDNVRYRGRDITILWDRDGTKFGRGAGLRVWVDGREVAQADELSKLEVTL; via the coding sequence ATGCCGTGGGCCATACTGGGACTGACCGCGACACTGGTGTCGGCGGAGCCGGTGGTGTTGCAAAGCGACGAGTTTGCCCGCCACGCCGCGCACTTTGCCGCGACCGACGCCGAGACGGTCGTCAACCTCGTGCCGGATGCCGATGCGTGGGACTGGATGCGTGATCGCGTGCCGCTCTTTACCTGTTCCGATGCGGACGTCGAAGAGATTTACTGGTTCCGCTGGTGGGCGCTGCGCAAACACCTGACGCGCGATGAAGCGTCGGGGCACATGGTCTTCACGGAGTTCATCACCAAACCCAAACCCGTGAGCAGTGCACTCGGTCACGAGTTGATGGAAGGCCGTTGGCTGCGCGATCAGCAACCCTTCGACGAGACGGTGCTGTATTGGCTGCGTGGGCACGAGGGCGGTCCGCAGCCGCACCTGCACAAATATTCCCAATGGCTGCAGTATGCGCTGTGGCAGCGTTGGATGGTCACCGGCGACACCGCCACGTTGGTAGGCTTCACCGATGAGTTGTTGGCCGACTACGAGCGATGGGAGACGAGCAACCGCCGCGACGACGGTCTGTTCTGGCAGGCCGACGTGTGGGACGCGATGGAGGAGTCGCTCAGCGGCGGCCGGCATGTGAAAAACGTGCGTCCGACCATCAGCGCTTACATGGCCGGCAACCTCTGGGCGCTGGCCGAAATCACCCGCCTGACGGGCCGCGACACCTTGTCCGGTCAACTCTACGCGAAAGCCGGCGCACTGCGCGCCCAAGTGGTGCAGACGCTGTGGGACGAAGAGCGCACGTTTTTCACCTCCCTGACGGAGGAGCTCGAACGCATTCCGGTGCGGGAGCAGATTGGGTTTATTCCGTGGTATTTTGGCCTGCCGGCCCCCGAGCGCGGCTACGAGCGTGCCTGGGCGCAGCTCAAGGATCCGGCCGGATTTCATGCGCCGTTCGGCATCACCACGGCCGAGCGCCGCGATCCGCGTTTCCGCTCCCACGGCGTCGGCACCTGCGAGTGGGATGGCGCGGTGTGGCCCTTCGCGACGTCGCAGACGCTCACGGCGATGGCCAAGGTGCTGCGCGACTACCCGCAGGACGTCATCGATCGGCAGGATTACTTTGACGCGTTCATCACCTACACGCGGTCGCAGCGCTACGACGGTGACGCCTACATCGGCGAGTATCAGGACGAAGTGAGTGGCCAGTGGCTGAAGGGCCGGCACCCGCGGAGTTATTGGTATAACCATTCCACCTACGCGGACCTTTTGATCAGCGGCGTGGTCGGACTGCGTCCCCGTGAAGACAACGTGCTTGAGATCGACCCCTTGTTGCCGGCCGGCACGTGGACCTGGTTCTGCCTCGACAACGTGCGTTATCGCGGCCGCGACATCACCATCCTGTGGGATCGCGACGGCACCAAATTCGGCCGCGGCGCCGGGCTGCGGGTTTGGGTGGACGGCCGCGAAGTCGCGCAGGCCGACGAGCTTTCGAAACTGGAGGTAACGTTGTGA
- a CDS encoding glycoside hydrolase family 28 protein, whose product MHFPTRLRLLGLALFSVLAVTRLSAAGAPGALTWDDVPAILARIVAPTFPDRDFSITDYGAVADNQTDIKPALDAAIAVCHDAGGGRVLVPTGDWFIAGPIHLRSNVNLHLAAGATVNFSTNPSDYLPVVRTRFEGTEVMNLSPLIYAFEQENIAITGSGTFHGRASRDNWWTWSREARPHIQNARQQGEDNVPVEERVYGAESGLRPVFVQPYRCTNVLIEGVTFRDSPMWFLNPVLCTNVTVRNVSTIGHGPNNDGCNPDSSRDVLIEGCLFDTGDDCIAIKSGRDADGRRVGVPSENIIIRNCEMRDGHGGVVIGSEMSGDVRNVFAEDCRMDSPNLERALRIKSNSFRGGVVENVHFRNVEVGEVSDAVFRINLFYWSERGPHLPTVRHVTVENVTSQKSRRAFHFHGLDELPISDVTVRNCTFNGVAEPSLLTGIENLALRNVIINGEPKQN is encoded by the coding sequence ATGCACTTCCCCACCCGTCTTCGCCTGCTTGGTTTGGCGCTTTTTTCCGTCCTCGCCGTTACCCGTCTTTCTGCCGCTGGCGCCCCCGGTGCGCTCACCTGGGATGACGTGCCCGCCATCCTCGCCCGCATCGTCGCGCCGACCTTTCCGGACCGCGATTTTAGTATCACCGACTATGGCGCGGTGGCCGACAACCAGACCGACATCAAACCCGCGCTCGATGCCGCCATCGCCGTCTGTCACGACGCCGGCGGAGGTCGCGTTCTCGTGCCGACCGGCGACTGGTTCATCGCCGGGCCGATCCACTTGCGGAGCAACGTCAACCTGCATCTCGCCGCGGGGGCCACGGTCAACTTCAGCACGAACCCGAGCGATTACCTGCCCGTGGTGCGCACCCGTTTTGAGGGCACCGAGGTCATGAACCTTTCGCCGCTCATCTACGCGTTTGAGCAGGAGAACATCGCCATCACCGGCTCCGGCACTTTTCACGGACGCGCCTCCCGCGACAATTGGTGGACCTGGTCGCGCGAAGCCCGGCCGCACATTCAGAATGCTCGCCAACAGGGCGAGGACAACGTGCCGGTCGAGGAACGCGTTTATGGCGCCGAGTCCGGCCTGCGTCCGGTCTTTGTGCAGCCCTACCGCTGCACCAACGTGCTGATCGAGGGTGTGACCTTTCGCGATTCGCCCATGTGGTTTCTCAACCCCGTGCTCTGCACCAACGTGACCGTGCGCAACGTCAGCACCATCGGCCACGGCCCCAACAACGACGGCTGCAACCCCGACTCTTCCCGCGACGTGCTCATCGAGGGCTGCCTCTTCGACACCGGCGACGATTGCATCGCGATCAAATCCGGCCGCGATGCCGACGGGCGCCGGGTGGGCGTGCCGAGCGAAAACATCATCATTCGCAACTGCGAGATGCGCGACGGCCACGGCGGTGTGGTCATCGGCAGCGAAATGTCCGGCGACGTGCGCAACGTGTTTGCGGAGGACTGCCGCATGGACAGTCCCAACCTCGAGCGCGCCCTCCGCATCAAGTCCAACTCCTTCCGCGGCGGCGTGGTCGAGAACGTGCACTTCCGCAATGTCGAGGTCGGCGAAGTCTCCGACGCCGTGTTTCGCATCAACCTCTTCTATTGGAGCGAGCGCGGCCCGCACCTCCCGACGGTGCGCCATGTCACGGTGGAAAACGTCACGTCCCAAAAGTCCCGCCGCGCCTTCCACTTTCACGGCCTCGACGAGCTGCCCATCAGTGACGTCACCGTGCGCAACTGCACCTTTAACGGCGTCGCCGAACCGAGCTTGCTGACCGGCATCGAGAACCTCGCCCTGCGCAACGTCATCATCAACGGCGAACCCAAACAGAACTAA